Proteins encoded by one window of Epinephelus moara isolate mb chromosome 18, YSFRI_EMoa_1.0, whole genome shotgun sequence:
- the si:ch211-256m1.8 gene encoding uncharacterized protein si:ch211-256m1.8 → MALLDYPVPELDVTLQEVSRVLQLTLTPDLYPEFKSTLDQQRELLQEAQRKFATRASGQENWVTEQFKKGLLSCADPLPTSTALPVVLRPSKAKGCTQLGRAASLLWAAAKLYSEPLLLEGNVPMERTQQSEVFAASRIPGRSQDEIKVYPDSLHAIITCVGGVFPVDILWCPSTGGPLSARPFIDIYNQLAQVMDQPSAGKQNDPSVICSLSALERRAWAATREEILEQGGDAAASLKLMESAVLTLCLEDCNAPSELADVLNAVRLGGGGDGPYLRYYDKVVNLVVFKDSTAGMLFEHSAVDGMVAGLVTENVYRLSETADLKLVHTDTDKMNGSVTVNNVDSVCPESLTFPLQGVNTPKLSPDLKATHPVLTLDVPSFPDVFSTLRGQRGLYDAWINFSLQLSLRQTLGESATRHLLVTPTHMRHFKHGRCDPTYSLTMHFHKLAGALVCCIGPDNKIQYTTDLLRLFHVAFLEHKSLIKNTKSGQGVGPHLAALRRLLPPNNPLRKYLDPFGCPSVYLTGTDLVEDVECGVGNVYAQDQLAVTYLGQRDKVRIVLNGKGSFALVLEKLKESLMINLKLVMLLALRYAIACQMGALECLLNQGQTEKMNGETNQCQESPDNGKTTVDHPSGMSTDHTLVIHGGAGEEVMLNTEVIGVIEFALQTALTLGSQVLQQGGKSLDAVQKSVEALEDCFLFNAGKGSVFNKDGKNELEATIVDGNAMRSGSVACVQSVKNPIKAARCVMEKSSHSLIVGDGAEEFLQGLEDKEKSVGPEYFHTDIRHRQLAAKLTVGNTSTNNHPQTVGAVALDCWSGLAAASSTGGLVGKLKGRVGDTAVVGAGIYADDKVAITCSGDGDVFLRHTVAQKIASLYHHKGYSLRQACREVMAENLDGICAGVIAVDSKGDAIVETNAGVMFVASMIGGISRVEVLRPLKSFSDVIWETDELVAYLDPKPWIPGSTILTRKALSGARSIFKLATTDFVAMLQGARAVSSLLCERLGVQRCALVFHPTPDQPAQIKLLPLHGLEPKWQPHLSHEEEFHTNDPGYCTSKSGPRWDDEALAQVQAKIRNGLPTPNAPSCFDFFGDASNDNLFSRIVRGEQQQWRVWEDSEHVAFLTPYPNSPGLTVVVPRKPLSSDIFKLEEADYKALILATCKVAKLLEEGMRAQGVALIFEGFEIDYAHAKLIPLLPSPDGTKPAELQPECFQTYPGYVSSLHGPAADPEALKKIHSKITQCRPPHSWQDPQSHSTLAIKSQWYRNLFQIQNTLFHSTVEYFHTSCQFSYALTPLTTDTISSPMGLGSDSEPVSVSLLGQDIYLADSMQFVLEYFLRFQENLPGTYYISPSFRGEDPDATHLNQFYHVECELLGDMDNAISTAEGYLAHLTKSMLKKHSDIILNTAGTITHVKAMLNKLDGKTPLPRIPLDQAIPMMPSADCLEWVQDGQPQFGRKLTRKGERVLIEKYGSAVWLTEMDHLGVPFYQAYVEGTGRCKAKAADLLLGLGETVGLGERHSTPEMVQEALRHHAVPEQSYKWYINMRQVKPLLTSGWGMGTERYLCWLLQHDDIRDIHIIPRMKGMKYMP, encoded by the exons ATGGCCCTTCTCGACTACCCTGTTCCAGAGCTGGATGTTACCTTGCAAGAAGTGAGCCGTGTCCTGCAGCTCACTTTAACTCCTGACCTTTACCCAGAGTTCAAAAGTACACTGGATCAGCAGAGGGAGCTCCTTCAAGAGGCCCAGAGAAAGTTTGCAACAAGAGCTTCAGGCCAAGAGAACTGGGTGACGGAGCAGTTCAAGAAAGGTCTGCTGTCATGTGCTGACCCACTGCCCACCTCCACTGCCCTCCCTGTTGTTCTTCGACCTTCCAAAGCAAAGGGATGTACCCAGCTGGGgagagcagcctctctgctctgggcagcagcaaagctgtaCAGTGAGCCCTTGTTACTGGAGGGCAATGTGCCAATGGAGCGCACACAGCAGTCTGAGGTATTCGCTGCCAGCCGGATTCCTGGAAGGAGTCAAGATGAGATTAAG GTCTACCCAGACAGCCTCCATGCCATCATCACCTGTGTTGGAGGAGTGTTCCCTGTTGACATACTGTGGTGTCCAAGCACTGGTGGGCCGCTTTCTGCTCGACCATTCATTGACATCTACAACCAGCTGGCTCAGGTGATGGATCAACCCAGTGCAGGAAAACAGAATGATCCCTCTGTCATTTGCAGCCTCTCAGCTCTGGAGCGCAGAGCCTGGGCTGCCACCAGAGAAGAGATCCTGGAGCAAGGAGGAGACGCAGCAGCATCACTGAAGCTGATGGAGAGTGCTGTGCTGACACTCTGTCTGGAAGACTGCAACGCACCGTCTGAACTGGCTGATGTCCTCAATGCAGTGAggctgggaggaggaggagacggtCCATATCTGAGATACTATGACAAG GTGGTGAACCTGGTGGTCTTCAAGGACAGCACAGCTGGGATGTTGTTTGAGCACAGCGCTGTGGATGGGATGGTTGCTGGGCTTGTGACTGAGAATGTGTACAGGCTGTCTGAGACTGCTGACTTAAAACTAGTCCATACTgatacagacaaaatgaatgGGTCTGTCACAGTAAATAATGTTGATTCTGTTTGTCCAGAATCCCTAACATTCCCCTTGCAAGGAGTAAATACTCCCAAACTGAGCCCTGACTTAAAAGCAACACACCCAGTTCTCACTCTTGATGTGCCCTCCTTTCCTGATGTCTTCTCTACCCTCAGAGGGCAGAGAGGTCTGTATGATGCTTGGATCAACTTCTCTTTGCAGCTTTCCCTGAGGCAGACTCTTGGGGAATCTGCAACCAGGCACCTCCTTGTCACACCTACCCATATGCGCCACTTCAAACATGGCCGTTGTGATCCTACATACTCACTCACCATGCATTTTCACAAGTTGGCAGGTGCCTTAGTGTGTTGCATTGGTCCAGATAACAAAATTCAATACACCACTGACCTCCTACGTCTGTTCCATGTTGCCTTTCTGGAGCATAAGAGCCTCATCAAAAACACCAAAAGTGGTCAAGGAGTTGGTCCCCACCTGGCTGCCCTGCGTAGATTGTTGCCGCCTAATAATCCACTGAGAAAGTACCTGGACCCCTTTGGATGTCCATCTGTGTACCTCACAGGTACAGATCTGGTTGAGGATGTGGAGTGTGGAGTAGGTAATGTTTATGCCCAGGATCAGTTGGCTGTAACCTACCTTGGGCAGAGAGACAAGGTTCGTATTGTGCTTAATGGGAAAGGGAGCTTTGCTCTGGTACTGGAGAAGCTTAAAGAAAGCCTGATGATAAACCTGAAGTTAGTGATGCTTCTAGCTCTAAGATATGCCATTGCATGCCAAATGGGAGCCCTGGAGTGTCTACTGAATCAGGGtcaaacagagaaaatgaatgGAGAAACAAACCAATGTCAAGAGAGCCCAGACAATGGCAAAACTACTGTTGACCACCCCTCTGGAATGAGCACAGACCACACTCTGGTGATCCACGGTGGCGCTGGAGAGGAGGTGATGCTGAACACTGAAGTGATTGGAGTTATTGAGTTTGCTCTACAGACAGCCTTAACTCTTGGATCTCAAGTGCTTCAACAAGGTGGCAAGAGTCTAGATGCAGTTCAGAAGTCAGTAGAAGCTCTGGAGGACTGCTTCCTGTTTAATGCAGGTAAAGGCTCAGTATTCAACAAAGATGGCAAAAATGAATTGGAAGCAACCATCGTGGATGGCAATGCAATGAGGTCAGGATCTGTTGCTTGTGTGCAAAGTGTGAAGAACCCAATAAAAGCAGCCAGATGTGTCATGGAGAAAAGCTCACATTCACTCATTGTAGGAGACGGGGCTGAGGAGTTTCTGCAAGGGTTGGAGGACAAGGAGAAGTCTGTTGGGCCTGAGTATTTCCACACTGATATACGTCACAGACAGTTAGCAGCAAAGCTCACTGTTGGAAATACCTCAACAAACAATCACCCCCAGACAGTCGGAGCTGTGGCTTTGGATTGTTGGAGTGGGTTGGCTGCTGCATCCTCCACAGGTGGATTAGTTGGAAAGCTGAAAGGGCGAGTTGGGGACACAGCAGTAGTAGGGGCAGGAATATATGCTGATGATAAGGTAGCTATTACCTGCTCTGGAGATGGAGATGTATTTCTGAGgcacacagttgcacagaaaaTAGCCAGTCTCTACCACCACAAAGGCTACAGCCTTAGGCAGGCATGTAGAGAAGTGATGGCTGAAAATTTGGATGGGATCTGTGCAGGGGTCATTGCTGTGGACAGTAAAGGTGATGCCATTGTTGAAACAAATGCTGGTGTAATGTTTGTGGCCTCAATGATAGGCGGCATTTCACGAGTAGAGGTCCTCAGGCCCCTGAAGAGCTTCTCTGATGTGATCTGGGAAACAGATGAGCTGGTTGCCTACCTGGATCCCAAACCCTGGATCCCTGGGTCAACCATCCTGACTAGAAAAGCTCTAAGTGGGGCAAGGAGCATCTTCAAGTTGGCTACAACTGATTTTGTGGCTATGCTGCAAGGAGCAAGAGCTGTGTCAAGTTTGCTATGTGAGCGACTGGGAGTGCAGCGCTGTGCTTTGGTTTTCCATCCAACCCCTGATCAGCCAGCACAAATCAAACTGCTCCCACTTCATGGCCTAGAGCCAAAGTGGCAGCCCCATCTTTCACATGAAGAGGAATTCCACACTAATGATCCTGGCTACTGCACCTCAAAGAGCGGCCCACGGTGGGATGATGAGGCACTGGCCCAGGTTCAAGCCAAGATTAGAAATGGACTGCCAACACCAAATGCACCTTCttgctttgacttttttggAGATGCTTCCAATGATAACCTGTTCAGTCGTATTGTACGTGGAGAGCAGCAACAGTGGAGAGTGTGGGAAGACAGTGAGCATGTTGCCTTCCTGACACCGTACCCAAACTCTCCTGGACTAACAGTTGTGGTGCCACGCAAACCACTCTCCAGTGACATCTTCAAACTGGAGGAAGCTGACTACAAAGCACTGATCCTTGCCACTTGCAAAGTTGCCAAACTACTGGAGGAGGGGATGAGAGCTCAAGGTGTTGCCCTGATCTTCGAGGGCTTTGAGATCGACTATGCTCATGCCAAGCTAATCCCTCTGTTGCCTTCACCAGATGGCACAAAGCCTGCTGAGCTTCAACCAGAATGCTTCCAAACCTACCCTGGATATGTGTCATCACTGCACGGCCCAGCTGCCGACCCTGAGGCCCTCAAAAAGATCCACTCCAAAATCACCCAGTGCAGGCCTCCTCATTCATGGCAAGACCCTCAATCTCACTCCACACTTGCCATCAAGAGCCAGTGGTATCGCAACCTGTTCCAGATTCAGAACACTCTTTTCCACAGCACAGTGGAATATTTCCACACTTCCTGCCAGTTCTCCTACGCTTTGACCCCTCTCACCACAGACACCATCTCCTCACCAATGGGCCTGGGATCTGACTCAGAACCAGTTTCTGTTAGCCTGCTGGGCCAGGACATCTACCTGGCTGACTCAATGCAATTTGTACTTGAATACTTCCTTCGCTTCCAGGAGAACCTGCCAGGGACGTACTACATATCTCCCAGCTTCAGAGGGGAAGATCCTGATGCCACACACTTGAACCAGTTCTACCACGTGGAGTGTGAACTGTTGGGTGACATGGACAATGCCATCTCTACAGCAGAGGGATACTTGGCTCATCTCACCAAGTCCATGTTGAAGAAACACTCTGATATTATCCTCAACACTGCCGGGACCATTACACATGTCAAAGCCATGCTGAATAAGCTGGATGGAAAAACCCCACTCCCAAGAATCCCTCTAGACCAGGCCATTCCCATGATGCCCTCTGCTGACTGCTTAGAGTGGGTCCAAGATGGACAGCCGCAGTTTGGCAGAAAGCTAACACGCAAAGGAGAGCGGGTCTTGATAGAGAAATATGGTAGTGCTGTTTGGCTGACTGAGATGGACCATCTAGGAGTTCCCTTCTACCAGGCGTATGTGGAGGGCACTGGGCGGTGCAAAGCCAAAGCTGCTGACCTCCTCCTGGGGCTGGGTGAGACTGTGGGTCTCGGTGAACGTCATTCCACCCCTGAGATGGTACAGGAGGCCCTCAGGCATCATGCAGTGCCAGAGCAGTCCTACAAATGGTACATCAACATGAGGCAAGTGAAACCACTCCTCACCAGTGGATGGGGCATGGGGACGGAGCGCTACTTGTGTTGGCTGCTTCAGCATGATGACATCAGAGATATACATATCATTCCTAGGATGAAAGGAATGAAATACATGCCCTGA
- the LOC126405512 gene encoding MIEF1 upstream open reading frame protein-like, translating into MGGWSRSAVLELYRALLRAGRHLQYTDRNYYRRAVAREFRRCQALTVPEDKEDALKRGQFFLNSRLGGLM; encoded by the coding sequence ATGGGCGGCTGGTCTCGCAGTGCCGTGCTGGAGCTGTACCGGGCGCTGCTCCGTGCAGGGCGTCACCTTCAGTACACTGACCGCAATTACTATCGCCGTGCTGTGGCCCGCGAGTTTCGCCGCTGCCAAGCCCTGACGGTACCTGAAGACAAGGAGGACGCGCTGAAGAGGGGCCAGTTCTTCCTCAACAGCCGACTGGGTGGGCTTATGTAG
- the LOC126405501 gene encoding asparagine--tRNA ligase-like: MRAQGVALIFEGFEIDYAHAKLIPLLPSPDGTKPAELQPECFQTYPGYVSSLHGPAADPEALKKIHSKITQCRPPHSWQDPQSHSTLAIKSQWYRNLFQIQNTLFHSTVEYFHTSCQFSYALTPLTTDTISSPMGLGSDSEPVSVSLLGQDIYLADSMQFVLEYFLRFQENLPGTYYISPSFRGEDPDATHLNQFYHVECELLGDMDNAISTAEGYLAHLTKSMLKKHSDIILNTAGTITHVKAMLNKLDGKTPLPRIPLDQAIPMMPSADCLEWVQDGQPQFGRKLTRKGERVLIEKYGGAVWLTEMDHLGVPFYQAYVEGTGRCKAKAADLLLGLGETVGLGERHSTPEMVQEALRHHAVPEQSYKWYIDMRQVKPLLTSGWGMGTERYLCWLLQHDDIRDIHIIPRMKGMKYMP; the protein is encoded by the coding sequence ATGAGAGCTCAAGGTGTTGCCCTGATCTTCGAGGGCTTTGAGATCGACTATGCTCATGCCAAGCTAATCCCTCTGTTGCCTTCACCAGATGGCACAAAGCCTGCTGAGCTTCAACCAGAATGCTTCCAAACCTACCCTGGATATGTGTCATCACTGCACGGCCCAGCTGCCGACCCTGAGGCCCTCAAAAAGATCCACTCCAAAATCACCCAGTGCAGGCCTCCTCATTCATGGCAAGACCCTCAATCTCACTCCACACTTGCCATCAAGAGCCAGTGGTATCGCAACCTGTTCCAGATTCAGAACACTCTTTTCCACAGCACAGTGGAATATTTCCACACTTCCTGCCAGTTCTCCTACGCTTTGACCCCTCTCACCACAGACACCATCTCCTCACCAATGGGCCTGGGATCTGACTCAGAACCAGTTTCTGTTAGCCTGCTGGGCCAGGACATCTACCTGGCTGACTCAATGCAATTTGTACTTGAATACTTCCTTCGCTTCCAGGAGAACCTGCCAGGGACGTACTACATATCTCCCAGCTTCAGAGGGGAAGATCCTGATGCCACACACTTGAACCAGTTCTACCACGTGGAGTGTGAACTGTTGGGTGACATGGACAATGCCATCTCTACAGCAGAGGGATACTTGGCTCATCTCACCAAGTCCATGTTGAAGAAACACTCTGATATTATCCTCAACACTGCCGGGACCATTACACATGTCAAAGCCATGCTGAATAAGCTGGATGGAAAAACCCCACTCCCAAGAATCCCTCTAGACCAGGCCATTCCCATGATGCCCTCTGCTGACTGCTTAGAGTGGGTCCAAGATGGACAGCCGCAGTTTGGCAGAAAGCTAACACGCAAAGGAGAGCGGGTCTTGATAGAGAAATATGGTGGTGCTGTTTGGCTGACTGAGATGGACCATCTCGGAGTTCCCTTCTACCAGGCGTATGTGGAGGGCACTGGGCGGTGCAAAGCCAAAGCTGCTGACCTCCTCCTGGGGCTGGGTGAGACTGTGGGTCTCGGTGAACGTCATTCCACCCCTGAGATGGTACAGGAGGCCCTCAGGCATCATGCAGTGCCAGAGCAGTCCTACAAATGGTACATCGACATGAGGCAAGTGAAACCACTCCTCACCAGTGGATGGGGCATGGGGACGGAACGCTACTTGTGTTGGCTGCTTCAGCATGATGACATCAGAGATATACATATCATTCCTAGGATGAAAGGAATGAAATACATGCCCTGA